GGGTGGTGTTGCTGCCCTCATGGGGGGCCACGCCGGGTTTGATTTTTTTCGAGTCACCGGCTTTCTGCGGCTCGATCGCGGCGCGCAGCTTCGCCGCGTAGTTCTTGTCCAGCAGGTGGTCGATGGGGTTCTGCACGAAATCCGGATCGCCCAGGTAGCTGTTGCGATCGACGTAGGCGTGACGCATGGCTTCGATCTGGTAGTGCATGCCCTGTGCCGAGTGGAAACCCAGGTCTTTCATCGGGTAGCCGTCGAGGATGTTCATGATCTGGCACAGCACCACGCCGCCGGAGCTGGGTGGCGGCGCGGAGATGATGTGGTAGCCGCGATAATCGCACTCCACCGGTGCCAGCTCGCGGGTCTTGTACTTGTCCAGGTCAGCCTGGGTGATGATGCCTTTGTTGGCCTGGCTGGACGTGACGATAGCGTCGGCGACCCAACCTTTGTAGAAGCCATCGGCGCCCTTGGTGGAGATTTCCCGCAGCGTCTTGGCGAGGTCCTTCTGCACCAGTTTCTGGCCGGCCTGCATCGGCTCGCCGTTGTGCAGGAAGATCGCGCCGGAATCACGCGCATCCTTCTTGAACACATCGGTGGCGGTTTCCAGCAGATCGACATCCCCCTGCTCCAGGACAAAACCGTCCTCGGCGAACTTGATGGCCGGCGCGATCAATTCCGCCCGGGGTTTGCTGCCATATTTCTTCAGCGCCAGTTCCATGCCGGAGACGGTGCCGGGCACGCCTACCGCCAGATGGCCGCGCGTGCTGAGTTCGGGGATGACGTTGCCGTCCTTGTCCAGGTACATGTCCGCCGTGGCGGCCAGGGGCGCTTTTTCACGGAAGTCCAGGAAAGTCTTGCGGCCATCGGCCATCTGCAAGGTCATGAAACCGCCACCACCGAGGTTGCCCGCCGCCGGGTAGACCACCGCCAGGGCATACCCCACCGCAACCGCCGCATCCACCGCATTGCCACCGCTCTTGAGCACATCGACGCCAACGTGGGTCGCCAAGTGCTGGGCGGTCACCACCATGCCGTTCTCCGCGGCAACCGGGGCTTGGGACGCAGCGTGGGCAGTCAGACAGCAGAGGGAGAGTGAGGTGGCGATGAGGGTCCGGGCCAGGGATTCGAACTTCATGAGTCGGTCTCTTCTTGTTTTAAGGGTCGGATCGCTTCAAAAGCACAGACGAGTATGGCTCGGTTTGCGCAATGTGCCCGTTTCCCGTCGAGCGGCTTACGTCATCGTCGTCCTTGGGATAGGCTCACTGCGCTTGATCATCCCAATGCACAAGGACATCACTGATGACGCTGCGAATCGAACGCACGGACGCTCCAACCGATGAACAACGCCAGGCCATCCTCGCGCCACTGCGGGCCTATAACATCGCCCAGACAGGCGGAAGCGCGCCAGAACCGGTCGCCTGGCTGGTGCGCGACGAGCACGACGAAATCGTCGGCGGACTATACGGCCGAGTATTTTTTCGTTGGCTCTATATCGAGTTGCTGGTCGTGCCTGAACAGGCCCGGGGTCAGGGCACAGGCTCGGAATTGATGCAGATGGCCGAACAGCTGGCCAGGGAAAAGGATTGCGTGGGCATCTGGCTCGACACCTTCGACTTCCAGGCCCCGGACTTCTACCGCAGGCATGGTTTCACCGAGTGCGGCAAGATCGAGGACTATCCACCGGGGCATCAGCGTTTCTTCTTCCAGAAGCGCCTGATCCAGGCCGATTGAAATACCGATCTTGTGGGAGCGGGCTTGCTCGCGAAAGCGGTTAACTATTCAACATCGTTGCCGACTGACTCTGCGCTTTCGCGAGCAGGCTCGCTCCCACGGGGACAATAGTCAGGCCACCCCAGTCATTGTGGGAGCGAGCCTGCTCGCGAAGGCAGACACCTCGGTCTATCAGCTCAAAGACACGTCGCCAACGCCGCCAACCGGCGCTTGGCGACAAAATCGTCATGCTTGGCGTAGTAACTCAACGCCGTACCCGTGGCACTGGCTTGCAGATCGACAAACGATTCGGCCGAGCGGGTGTACACCGTCGAGCCGCCATTCTTGCCCGGTTGCAAGTAGGCGCCGGCATCGACACCAAACACCGCTTCATCTTCCCAGGCAAACTTCACGCACTCGGCGACATTCTGCTGCGGCTTGTCGGAGGCCAGGGTCTTGTAGGGGGCTTGGGTCCGGGCTTGTTCCATCGCCGAACCCGCGCAGCCGGCCAGCAGGGTCGCGGCCACGGCCACCATCAGCATTCGCATCGCATTCACTCATCGAGAAAAAAAACGGACTGTAGCATTGCGCCCCCTGTTGCCGTGCGGCTTTACCGAAATTTGCACGCGACAACGGCTATCGATTCGCGCAACCTGTTGGCTTATCGACCAAGGAGCGACCATGGCGACAACCGAACAGCAACACGAACGAGCCCTGCAGATCTTCCTCGACGAACGCCCCGAGCTGCGCGACGAACTGGACAACCTCAACCCGCTGCTGGCCCAGGCCAAGGGCGAAACCGCCGCGCAATACCGCGCCGAGCGGTTGCATGAAGCATTCGAAGCCGAGGCCGAAAGCGTCGGGTTGTTCGCCTGGGAACTGACGCTGTTGCTAACGACCGACTCAGCCGAGGACTACCAGGCCCAACGCATGGAAGTGCACAAGGAAGTGGCGGAAATGGCGGGGATGGAATGGGCAGAGTATTGCGAGCTGTATGGCCTCGAAAGCCAAAGCTGAACAACCCGCTGTGGCGAGGGGATTTATCCCCGCTGGGCTGCGAAGCAGCCCCCGGATGTGCCAACGCGGTGTATCAGGCAAACCACAGCGACCTAAAGAGGGGCCGCTGCGCGCCCCAGCGGGGATAAATCCCCTCGCCACAATGAGTACATCTGGGTTCTGTTTTGGAAGACCTGTAATCGCCCCCTCGTCCATAAAGCATTATCATGGCCGCAGTTTTGCTGATCGGGTCCGTCATGAAGTTCGCCATCGCGCTGTTTTCCGCCGCCCACGCGCCCTCCTCGCGCCGCGCCTTGCTGTTTGCCCAGGCAGCGCTGGCCGCAGGGCATGAAATCGTGCGGCTGTTTTTCTATCAGGACGGCGTCTACAACGCCGCCAACAGCGTCGTCACGCCTCAGGACGAACAAGACCTGCCCCAGCAATGGCGCGCCTTCGTCAGCGAGCATCAGCTCGACGGCGTGGTGTGCATCGCGGCGGCGTTGCGCCGTGGCGTGTTGAACGCGGAAGAAGCCCAGCGCTACCAGCGTTCGGCGGCCAGTGTCGAAGCGCCCTGGGCGTTGTCCGGGCTGGGCCAGTTGCACGATGCGATCCAGGACGCCGACCGCTTGATCTGTTTTGGAGGCGCGTGATGGCCAAGTCCTTGTTGCTCATCAGCCGCCAAGCACCTTGGTCCGGCCCCGGCGCCCGGGAAGCGCTGGACATCGTCTTGGCCGGCGGCGCGTTCGACCTGCCCATCGGCCTGTTGTTTCTCGATGACGGCGTGTTCCAGCTCGCAGCCGGCCAGCACGCCAAGGTTGTCCAGCAAAAGGACCTGAGCGCCAACTTGCAGGCATTGCCGATGTTTGGCGTCGACGAGCTGTTTGTCTGCGCCGACAGCGCCGCCGAACGCGGTCTCGCTGTCGATGCCCTGGCGCTGGACGACCTGAACGTATTGGGCGCAGCGGACATCGCCGCGCTCATTGACCGCTATGACCAGGTGATCACCCTCTGATGTCGACCTTGCATGTGTTGTCTCATTCCCCCTTCGGCGACAGCCGTCTCGCCAGTTGCCTGCGGATCCTGGGCACTCACGACGCGCTGCTGCTGTGCGGCGACGCGGCCTACGCGCTGCAACCCGGTACCGCGCCGTTCTCCACGCTGCACGCCAGCGGCTGCAAAGTGTTCGTCCTGACCGAAGACGCACAGGCCCGCGCCTTGCCTGTTCCGGACTGGGCCGAGGCCATCGATTATCCAGGCTTCGTCGAACTGTCGATCCAGCATGACAAGGTCAACACCTGGCTATGAAGACCCTGACCGTAGGCGAGCGCGGCATTGCGCTGGACAAAGATGGCTATTTGACCGATCTCAATGACTGGTCCGCCGACGTCGCCACCGCCTTGGCCACTGCCGAAGACATCGAGCTGAGCCCCGAACATTGGGAAATCCTCGAACTGCTGCGGGCCTTCTACGATGAGTTCCAGCTGTCCCCCGCTACCCGGCCGCTGATCAAGTACACCGCGCTGAAACTGGGGCCGGACAAAGGCAACAGCCTGCACCTGAACCGATTGTTCAAAGGCACTCCCGCCAAACTCGCCGCCAAGCTGGCGGGCCTGCCCAAACCGACGAATTGCCTATGACCGACTTCCCAGCACTGACCCTTGAAACCCCCGCCGAGCACCCGTTCGCCCAGTTCGTGCGCATTCTTGGCAAAGGCAAGCGTGGCGCCCGCAACCTGACCCGTGAAGAAGCGCGGGAAGCCATGGGCATGGTGCTCGACGAGCAGGTTGAAGAAACCCAGCTGGGTGCGTTCCTGATGCTGCTGCGGCACAAGGAAGAAAGCGCCGAGGAAATGGCGGGCTTCACCGACGCCCTGCGTCAGCGCCTGGAGGTGCCGACATTGGCGGTGGACCTCGACTGGCCAACCTACGCCGGCAAGAAGCGTCATCTGCCCTGGTATCTGTTGGCCGCGAAATGCCTCGGACAAAACGGCGTGCGCATCTTCATGCACGGCGGCGGGGCCCACACGGCGGGCCGGCTCTACACCGAGCAACTGCTGGGTTTCTTGAGCATCCCGTTGTGCCGCGACTGGCAGCAGGTCGGCACCGCACTGGACCACGGCGGCCTGGCCTTCATGCCGCTGGTGGACTGGGCACCGCAGATGCAGCGCATGATTGACCTGCGCAACACCCTGGGCCTGCGCTCGCCAATCCACTCCCTGGCGCGGATCCTCAACCCGTTGGCCGCACGCTGCGGGCTGCAAAGCATCTTTCATCCGGGCTACCAGGCCGTGCACCGCGAGGCCAGCGGCTTGCTCGGCGACACCGCCATCGTGATCAAGGGCGACGGCGGCGAGATCGAGATCAATCCGGACGCCGACAGCCATTTGTACGGCACCACTGGCGGCAGCAGCTGGGATGAGGAATGGCCGCGCCTGTCCGAGCAACGCCACGTCAAACCGGAGAGTCTTGACCCCGAGCATTTGAAAGCGATCTGGCGTGGCGACATCGAAGACAGTTACCCGCAACTGGCGCTGATCGCTACCATGGCCCTGGCCTTGCGCGGCCTGGGCGATACTCGCGACGAAGCGCTCGACAAGGCACGCCAGTACTGGCATGCCCGAGACAGATCGATTTAATCGATCATCAGCGCCCAACCTTTGCGCTATTAGTTCGAACCTATCGGAATAGACTCGTCTCCAATGATTATTGAGCGAGGACATCCAGATGGGTTTGTTGGTCGAGGGCCGCTGGCAGGACCAGTGGTATGAAAGCAAGGACGGCAGCTTCCAGCGTGAACAGGCACAACGGCGCAATTGGGTGACCGCCGACGGCAGCGCCGGCCCCTCGGGTGAGAGCGGTTTTGCCGCCGAGGCCGGTCGCTACCATTTGTACGTCTCCCTGGCCTGCCCCTGGGCGCACCGGACGCTGATCTTTCGCAAGCTCAAGGGCCTGGAAAACCTGATCGACGTCTCGGTGGTCAGCTACCTGATGCTGGAAAATGGCTGGACCTTCGACAAGGCCCACGGCTCGACGGGCGACAAACTCGACGATTTGCAATTCCTGCATCAGCGCTACACCGCCGACACGCCCGACTACACCGGCCGCGTCACCGTGCCGGCGCTGTGGGACAAACAGAAGCGGCGCATCGTCAGCAACGAATCGGCGGAAATCATCCGCATGTTCAACAGCGCTTTTGATGGCTTGACCGGCAACGACTTGGACTTGTATCCCGAACACCTGCGCCATGAGATCGATGCGTTGAACGGGCGTATCTACCCGGCGGTGAACAACGGCGTGTACCGCGCCGGGTTCGCGACGACCCAGGCCGCTTATGAAGAAGCCTTCGACCAATTGTTTGCCGAACTGGATCGATTGGAAGCCTTGCTGGACACCCGTCGCTACCTGGCCGGCGAATACCTGACCGAAGCCGATATCCGCTTGTTCACCACGATGATTCGCTTCGACGCGGTGTACTTCGGTCACTTCAAATGCAACCTGCGGCGCATCGCCGATTACCCGAACCTGTCGAACTGGCTGCGAGAGCTGTACCAATGGCCGGGCATTGCCGAGACCGTGGATTTCACTCACATCCAGGGGCACTACTACGGCAGCCACAAGACCATCAACCCGAATGGGATCGTGCCCAAGGGGCCGAATCAGGATTTCACCGTGGCCCATGATCGGGAGCGGTTGAGTGGGAAAGGGATTTGGCGTGGGACAGGGGATTGACCCTGGGTTTTCGCTGTATTTGAGGGCCTCATCGCGAGCAAGCTCGCTCCCACATTTGACTTGTGTAGAACCGCAACTTTAGGTTGCACACAGCCTACTGTGGGAGCGAGCTTGCTCGCGATGGGGGCGACGCGGTCCTCAGACCTGCCCCTGAGCCCCTTCAAACCAAGCCAGTTTCTCGCGCAACTGCACCACTTCCCCAACGATAACCAGGGTCGGCGCATGCACTTCATGCTCGGCCACCAGCCGTGGCAAGTCCGCCAAAGTGCCGGTGAAAACCCGCTGGTTTGACGTCGTGCCTTGCTGGATCAACGCCGCCGGCGTATTCGCCGCGCGACCGTGCTTGATCAGCTCGGTGCAAATCACTGGCAAGCCGACCAGGCCCATGTAGAACACCAACGTCTGTGCTGGCGAAACCAGGTCCGCCCACGGCAAGTCGCTGGTGCCATCCTTGAGGTGACCGGTGATGAAACGCACCGACTGGGCATAGTCGCGATGGGTCAGCGGAATCCCGGCGTAAGCCGCGCAACCACTGGCGGCAGTGATGCCCGGGACGACCTGGAACGGGATGCCATGGGCCGCCAGTTCTTCGATCTCTTCGCCACCACGGCCAAAGATGAACGGGTCGCCGCCCTTCAACCGCACCACGCGCTTGCCTTGCCGGGCCAGGTCGACCAATTGCTGGTTGATCTGATCCTGCGGCACCGCATGCTCGGAACGACGCTTGCCAACGTAGACCCGTTCGGCGTCGCGCCGGCACAGTTCGAGGATCGCCGGTGCCACCAGGCGGTCGTACAGCACCACGTCCGCCTGTTGCATCAGGCGCAAGGCGCGGAAGGTCAGCAGGTCCGGATCGCCCGGCCCCGCGCCCACCAGGTAGACTTCACCCGGCGCGTTCGGCGCCTCGCCGTCGATCTTCTCCCGCAGCAGCCGCTCGGCCTCCGCGCCCTGCCCGGCCAACTGACGATCGGCAATCGGGCCTTGGAACACCTCTTCCCAGAATGCCCGGCGCTGCTGGACATCGGGGAACAAGCCTTTCACCTGATTGCGAAAACGCGCCGCCAAACCGGCCAGTTGCCCGTACGTAGACGGAATCCAGGTTTCCAGCTTGGCCCGGATCAGTCGCGCCAGCACCGGCGCATCGCCGCCACTGGACACCGCGATCACCAGGGGCGAGCGATCGACAATCGCCGGGAAGATCACGCTGCAGAGCGTCGGCGCGTCCACCACGTTGACCGGCACACAACGCTTGTGGGCGTCGGCCGAGACCTGGGCATTGAGCGGCTCGTCGTCGGTGGCGGCAATGATCAGCCCGCAACCGTCCAGGTCCGCTTCCACGTAACCACGCTGGACGCATTCGCCGCCGCTGCCACTGACCAATTCCCGCAGTTGCGGTTCGATGTCGGGTGCGACCACCCGCAACAACGCGCCGGCGTCGACTAGCAGGCGAGACTTGCGCAGGGCAATCTCGCCGCCGCCGACCACCAGCACGCGGCTGCCGCGCAGGTTGTGGAACAGTGGCAGATAGTCCATTTAGCCGATGACCTCGATGCCGCCCATGTACGGTTTCAGCACCTCAGGCACACGGATCGAACCGTCGGCCTGCTGGTAGTTTTCCAGCACCGCCACCAGGGTACGACCCACCGCCAGGCCGGAGCCATTGAGGGTGTGGACCAGTTCCGGCTTGCCGGTTTCCGGGTTGCGGAAGCGGGCCTGCATGCGGCGGGCCTGGAAGTCGCCGCAGTTGGAGCACGAGGAAATCTCGCGGTACTTGTCCTGGCTCGGAATCCACACTTCCAAGTCATAGGTTTTCACCGCACTGAAGCCCATGTCGCCGGTGCACAAGGCCAGGGTGCGATACGGCAGCTCCAGCAGTTGCAGGACTTTCTCGGCGTTGGCGGTCAGGCTTTCCAGGGCTTCCATGGACTTCGACGGCTCGACGATCTGCACCATCTCGACTTTGTCGAACTGGTGCTGGCGGATCATCCCGCGGGTATCACGGCCCGACGCGCCGGCTTCGCTGCGGAAGCACGGCGTATGGGCGACGAACTTGATCGGCAGTTGCTTGGCATCGACGATCTCGCCCGCGACGATATTGGTCAGCGAGACTTCGGCGGTCGGGATCAGGTACAAGTCGGCTTCGCCGTCGCGGCTGATCTTGAACAGGTCTTCCTCGAACTTCGGCAACTGGCCGGTGCCTTGCAGCGCCGGAGCCTGGACCAGGTACGGGGTGTAGGCTTCTTCGTAGCCGTGCTCGGTGACATGCAGGTTGATCATGAACTGCGCCAAGGCGCGATGCAGACGGGCAATCGGCCCGCGCAGCAAGGCAAAACGCGCGCCCGACAGCTTGGCGGCGGTCTCGAAGTCGAGCCAGCCGAATTTTTCGCCCAGGGCCACATGGTCCTGTACCGGGAAATCAAAGGTGGTCGGCGTGCCCCAGCGGCGTACTTCGACATTGCCGTCTTCGTCTTCACCAACCGGCACCGATTCGTGGGGCAGGTTCGGGATGCCCAGCAGGATCGAGTCCAGCTCGGTCTGGATCGCGTCCAGCTCGGTCTTGCCTGCGCTCAACTCGTTCGCCATGCGCTCGACATCGGCCATCAGCGGCGCGATGTCTTCGCCGCGCTGCTTGGCCTGGCCGATGGATTTGGAGCGCGCGTTACGTTCAGCCTGCAGGGCTTCGGTGCGGGTCTGGACGGTCTTGCGCTGTTCTTCCAGCGCTTCGATGCGCGCGACATCCAGGGCAAAGCCACGGGAAGCCAGGCGGTCCGCTACGTCCTGAAGGTTGCTACGTAACAGTTTGGAATCGAGCATGTCGGTCTCTCGTTATCAAAGTTTGGTCAGGGACAGGCCGGCCCAGGTGGCGAGCAGCCCGCCGAATACGGTGATGGCCGCGTAGCCCAGGGCCAGCAGCACTTGGCCGCTTTCCAGCAGGCGCACCGTATCCAGTGAAAAGGATGAAAAGGTCGTCAGGCCGCCAAGAAAGCCGACCATCAGCCCCGCACGCACCTCGATGGGCACCTCGGGGCGAATCAAAAACAGGCCGTAAAGAACGCCGATCAGCAGACAGCCCACGATATTAACGGCCAGCGTCGCGGTATAGAAGTGCCTGGGCCAATTTGCATTGATCCAGTTACCGGTGGCGAAACGCAACAACGTGCCGGCAACGCCGCCAGCGGAAACTGCAAGTATCAGGGGGATCAAGGCTTTCTCCGCTGCCGTGGACTCAGGCGATCCAACTGCGCCAAGTGGTTGAGCTTCTCGCCGATCTTCAACTC
This genomic interval from Pseudomonas alvandae contains the following:
- the tusB gene encoding sulfurtransferase complex subunit TusB, with the protein product MSTLHVLSHSPFGDSRLASCLRILGTHDALLLCGDAAYALQPGTAPFSTLHASGCKVFVLTEDAQARALPVPDWAEAIDYPGFVELSIQHDKVNTWL
- the serS gene encoding serine--tRNA ligase encodes the protein MLDSKLLRSNLQDVADRLASRGFALDVARIEALEEQRKTVQTRTEALQAERNARSKSIGQAKQRGEDIAPLMADVERMANELSAGKTELDAIQTELDSILLGIPNLPHESVPVGEDEDGNVEVRRWGTPTTFDFPVQDHVALGEKFGWLDFETAAKLSGARFALLRGPIARLHRALAQFMINLHVTEHGYEEAYTPYLVQAPALQGTGQLPKFEEDLFKISRDGEADLYLIPTAEVSLTNIVAGEIVDAKQLPIKFVAHTPCFRSEAGASGRDTRGMIRQHQFDKVEMVQIVEPSKSMEALESLTANAEKVLQLLELPYRTLALCTGDMGFSAVKTYDLEVWIPSQDKYREISSCSNCGDFQARRMQARFRNPETGKPELVHTLNGSGLAVGRTLVAVLENYQQADGSIRVPEVLKPYMGGIEVIG
- the cysG gene encoding siroheme synthase CysG; amino-acid sequence: MDYLPLFHNLRGSRVLVVGGGEIALRKSRLLVDAGALLRVVAPDIEPQLRELVSGSGGECVQRGYVEADLDGCGLIIAATDDEPLNAQVSADAHKRCVPVNVVDAPTLCSVIFPAIVDRSPLVIAVSSGGDAPVLARLIRAKLETWIPSTYGQLAGLAARFRNQVKGLFPDVQQRRAFWEEVFQGPIADRQLAGQGAEAERLLREKIDGEAPNAPGEVYLVGAGPGDPDLLTFRALRLMQQADVVLYDRLVAPAILELCRRDAERVYVGKRRSEHAVPQDQINQQLVDLARQGKRVVRLKGGDPFIFGRGGEEIEELAAHGIPFQVVPGITAASGCAAYAGIPLTHRDYAQSVRFITGHLKDGTSDLPWADLVSPAQTLVFYMGLVGLPVICTELIKHGRAANTPAALIQQGTTSNQRVFTGTLADLPRLVAEHEVHAPTLVIVGEVVQLREKLAWFEGAQGQV
- a CDS encoding glutathione S-transferase family protein; amino-acid sequence: MGLLVEGRWQDQWYESKDGSFQREQAQRRNWVTADGSAGPSGESGFAAEAGRYHLYVSLACPWAHRTLIFRKLKGLENLIDVSVVSYLMLENGWTFDKAHGSTGDKLDDLQFLHQRYTADTPDYTGRVTVPALWDKQKRRIVSNESAEIIRMFNSAFDGLTGNDLDLYPEHLRHEIDALNGRIYPAVNNGVYRAGFATTQAAYEEAFDQLFAELDRLEALLDTRRYLAGEYLTEADIRLFTTMIRFDAVYFGHFKCNLRRIADYPNLSNWLRELYQWPGIAETVDFTHIQGHYYGSHKTINPNGIVPKGPNQDFTVAHDRERLSGKGIWRGTGD
- a CDS encoding TusE/DsrC/DsvC family sulfur relay protein; amino-acid sequence: MKTLTVGERGIALDKDGYLTDLNDWSADVATALATAEDIELSPEHWEILELLRAFYDEFQLSPATRPLIKYTALKLGPDKGNSLHLNRLFKGTPAKLAAKLAGLPKPTNCL
- a CDS encoding GNAT family N-acetyltransferase is translated as MTLRIERTDAPTDEQRQAILAPLRAYNIAQTGGSAPEPVAWLVRDEHDEIVGGLYGRVFFRWLYIELLVVPEQARGQGTGSELMQMAEQLAREKDCVGIWLDTFDFQAPDFYRRHGFTECGKIEDYPPGHQRFFFQKRLIQAD
- a CDS encoding DUF6388 family protein codes for the protein MATTEQQHERALQIFLDERPELRDELDNLNPLLAQAKGETAAQYRAERLHEAFEAEAESVGLFAWELTLLLTTDSAEDYQAQRMEVHKEVAEMAGMEWAEYCELYGLESQS
- the tusD gene encoding sulfurtransferase complex subunit TusD; this translates as MKFAIALFSAAHAPSSRRALLFAQAALAAGHEIVRLFFYQDGVYNAANSVVTPQDEQDLPQQWRAFVSEHQLDGVVCIAAALRRGVLNAEEAQRYQRSAASVEAPWALSGLGQLHDAIQDADRLICFGGA
- the ggt gene encoding gamma-glutamyltransferase, whose amino-acid sequence is MKFESLARTLIATSLSLCCLTAHAASQAPVAAENGMVVTAQHLATHVGVDVLKSGGNAVDAAVAVGYALAVVYPAAGNLGGGGFMTLQMADGRKTFLDFREKAPLAATADMYLDKDGNVIPELSTRGHLAVGVPGTVSGMELALKKYGSKPRAELIAPAIKFAEDGFVLEQGDVDLLETATDVFKKDARDSGAIFLHNGEPMQAGQKLVQKDLAKTLREISTKGADGFYKGWVADAIVTSSQANKGIITQADLDKYKTRELAPVECDYRGYHIISAPPPSSGGVVLCQIMNILDGYPMKDLGFHSAQGMHYQIEAMRHAYVDRNSYLGDPDFVQNPIDHLLDKNYAAKLRAAIEPQKAGDSKKIKPGVAPHEGSNTTHYSIVDKWGNAVSVTYTLNDWFGAGVMASKTGVILNDEMDDFTAKVGVPNMYGLVQGEANAIAPGKAPLSSMSPTIVTKDGKTVMVVGTPGGSRIITATLLTILNVIDYGMNLQEAVDAPRFHQQWMPEETNLETFAASPDTLKLLESWGHKFAGPQDPNHIAAILVGAPSLGGKPVGKNRFYGANDPRRNTGLSLGY
- the tusC gene encoding sulfurtransferase complex subunit TusC; this encodes MAKSLLLISRQAPWSGPGAREALDIVLAGGAFDLPIGLLFLDDGVFQLAAGQHAKVVQQKDLSANLQALPMFGVDELFVCADSAAERGLAVDALALDDLNVLGAADIAALIDRYDQVITL
- a CDS encoding glycosyl transferase family protein, which codes for MTDFPALTLETPAEHPFAQFVRILGKGKRGARNLTREEAREAMGMVLDEQVEETQLGAFLMLLRHKEESAEEMAGFTDALRQRLEVPTLAVDLDWPTYAGKKRHLPWYLLAAKCLGQNGVRIFMHGGGAHTAGRLYTEQLLGFLSIPLCRDWQQVGTALDHGGLAFMPLVDWAPQMQRMIDLRNTLGLRSPIHSLARILNPLAARCGLQSIFHPGYQAVHREASGLLGDTAIVIKGDGGEIEINPDADSHLYGTTGGSSWDEEWPRLSEQRHVKPESLDPEHLKAIWRGDIEDSYPQLALIATMALALRGLGDTRDEALDKARQYWHARDRSI
- the crcB gene encoding fluoride efflux transporter CrcB; amino-acid sequence: MIPLILAVSAGGVAGTLLRFATGNWINANWPRHFYTATLAVNIVGCLLIGVLYGLFLIRPEVPIEVRAGLMVGFLGGLTTFSSFSLDTVRLLESGQVLLALGYAAITVFGGLLATWAGLSLTKL